Proteins encoded in a region of the Polycladomyces subterraneus genome:
- a CDS encoding DUF948 domain-containing protein, with translation MWIAISLMIIAVSFLVLVIFLVISLLKWNRAVESVEKAVRQVEEQLSETLRESRSTMQEVRMLAADVREKTDRIDPLLRSLHTAGTSLQELSTGLHQQVISVRRRLGSVLSVVGAVLEWFLQRQGPRDK, from the coding sequence ATGTGGATTGCAATCAGTTTGATGATAATCGCGGTTTCGTTTTTGGTATTGGTCATTTTTTTGGTCATTTCCTTATTAAAATGGAATCGTGCGGTGGAATCGGTGGAAAAAGCTGTTCGACAAGTGGAGGAACAATTGTCGGAGACATTGCGGGAATCCCGGTCCACTATGCAGGAAGTGCGGATGTTGGCTGCCGATGTCCGTGAGAAGACCGACCGGATCGATCCGCTTCTTCGATCGCTCCACACCGCGGGGACCAGTTTGCAGGAGCTTTCAACCGGCCTTCACCAACAAGTGATATCGGTGCGTCGTCGTCTGGGCAGTGTATTATCTGTGGTGGGGGCTGTGTTGGAGTGGTTTCTTCAACGGCAGGGGCCCCGCGATAAATAA
- a CDS encoding YtxH domain-containing protein, with the protein MAKETGGRNFLLGAVVGGLIGAAAALLLTPKTGREMREELVKRWDLAKVKGREWMEAIREQADITPEQWEQAKEVARSKWIELRTTADNMRKDRILVDIRKTEEASSDTQKDD; encoded by the coding sequence ATGGCGAAAGAAACGGGTGGAAGGAATTTTTTGTTGGGGGCGGTTGTAGGCGGTTTGATCGGAGCGGCTGCCGCCTTGTTGTTGACACCCAAAACCGGTCGAGAGATGCGGGAAGAGCTGGTCAAACGCTGGGATCTTGCCAAGGTGAAAGGACGGGAGTGGATGGAAGCAATAAGAGAACAGGCTGACATTACCCCGGAACAATGGGAGCAGGCCAAGGAAGTGGCCAGGTCCAAATGGATCGAATTGCGTACAACGGCAGATAACATGCGAAAGGATCGGATCTTGGTCGACATCCGTAAAACGGAAGAAGCATCGTCAGACACCCAAAAAGACGATTGA
- a CDS encoding EamA family transporter encodes MNKEIVYALLAALSFGIAPVFEKLGLARTDPTLALFVRASVTTVLVTSFLVTSGKAHLFRSTDVHSLVFVVLGGIFGVLFAQFFYFKALQYGEIGRVMPIVGGFPVIAYFFSIFVFGESVTLTKLMGIVLVVAGVLLLGDTKGS; translated from the coding sequence ATGAATAAAGAAATTGTGTACGCGCTGCTGGCGGCGCTTAGTTTCGGGATCGCGCCCGTTTTTGAAAAGTTGGGGTTGGCTCGGACCGATCCCACCTTGGCGCTGTTCGTCCGCGCGTCGGTCACAACGGTGTTGGTCACGTCGTTTCTGGTGACTTCCGGCAAGGCACACCTATTTCGATCCACCGACGTCCATTCTCTGGTGTTTGTCGTGCTCGGCGGTATATTTGGTGTGCTGTTCGCCCAGTTTTTTTATTTTAAAGCCCTGCAATACGGGGAGATCGGTCGTGTCATGCCGATTGTGGGCGGTTTCCCCGTTATCGCCTATTTCTTTTCTATTTTCGTCTTTGGCGAATCGGTCACCCTAACCAAGTTGATGGGTATTGTGTTGGTGGTGGCAGGGGTGCTGTTGTTGGGAGACACCAAAGGATCTTAA